The following are encoded together in the Arcticibacterium luteifluviistationis genome:
- a CDS encoding isoaspartyl peptidase/L-asparaginase family protein, producing the protein MMKRRNFIKSGAIGVASVGVLACETEKAPVQNVNSKPGLPISIATWAPNVDAVDAAMAAMENGGSSLDGVEKGGSVPEANPKDMSVGYGGRPDRDGKVTLDACIMDWEMNAGSVAFLQGIKHPLSVARRVMEKTPHVMLAGAGAQQFAIEEGFEVENILTEEAEKQYKEWVKTSEYKPVANIELHDTIGIMAIDESEKLAGACTTSGMAYKMHGRVGDSPIIGAGMYVDDEIGGAVATGVGELVLKTCGSFLIVELMRQGRSPQEACEEGVKRIASKLKDFEQFQVGFLAIDKVGNHGAYAIQKGFNYAINQGGETKVYDSDFLVKA; encoded by the coding sequence ATCATGAAAAGAAGAAATTTTATTAAATCAGGTGCAATTGGCGTAGCCTCTGTAGGCGTTTTGGCATGTGAAACAGAGAAAGCACCAGTTCAAAACGTTAACTCAAAACCTGGTTTACCAATATCCATTGCAACCTGGGCTCCAAATGTAGATGCCGTAGATGCCGCAATGGCCGCAATGGAAAATGGAGGTTCTTCTTTAGATGGGGTGGAGAAAGGTGGAAGCGTACCAGAGGCTAACCCTAAAGATATGAGTGTAGGTTATGGTGGAAGACCAGATAGAGATGGTAAAGTAACACTAGATGCTTGTATCATGGACTGGGAAATGAACGCCGGTTCTGTTGCTTTTTTGCAAGGGATTAAACATCCACTGTCGGTAGCGAGAAGAGTAATGGAAAAAACGCCTCATGTGATGCTAGCAGGTGCAGGTGCTCAGCAGTTTGCTATTGAGGAAGGTTTTGAAGTGGAAAATATATTGACCGAGGAGGCTGAGAAGCAATATAAGGAATGGGTTAAAACGTCAGAATATAAGCCAGTAGCAAATATTGAGCTTCATGATACTATTGGTATAATGGCGATTGACGAAAGTGAAAAGCTTGCGGGAGCGTGTACTACAAGTGGGATGGCTTACAAAATGCACGGCAGAGTAGGAGATTCTCCGATTATTGGTGCTGGGATGTATGTGGATGATGAAATTGGTGGTGCTGTGGCTACCGGCGTAGGAGAGCTTGTTTTGAAAACTTGTGGCTCTTTTCTTATTGTAGAACTTATGCGTCAGGGCAGAAGTCCTCAAGAGGCGTGCGAAGAAGGAGTAAAGAGAATAGCAAGCAAGTTGAAAGACTTTGAACAGTTTCAGGTTGGCTTTTTAGCTATTGATAAAGTAGGTAACCATGGAGCTTATGCTATTCAGAAAGGCTTTAACTATGCTATTAATCAAGGAGGGGAAACAAAAGTTTACGATAGTGATTTCTTGGTAAAAGCATAG
- a CDS encoding DEAD/DEAH box helicase, with product MTFKELKLDERLLEGLDAIGFEKATPIQEFAIPKIIEGVDLIACAQTGTGKTGAFILPVLHKIAQLPDEARHLNTLVITPTRELAIQIDQQVEGLSYFTGVSSIPVYGGGDGDTFITQKRALEAGADLVIATPGRLIALMNSDKVDFSKLQHLILDEADRMLDMGFLSDILRISSQLPENRQTLLFSATMPPQIRQLANKILKNPEQINIAISKPAKGIKQQAYVVYDTQKLPLLTAILKDDTFKSIIVFSSSKENVKNIERELNKHKLGARGFSSDLDQSAREELMNQFKGGKVRVLIGTDIISRGIDVTGIDLVVNYDCPPDPEDYIHRIGRTARAGSAGTAITLINQKDQRKFFRIESLIGDDIPKMEIPKDLGEGPAYTPEKKSGGNFKSKGDSNGKKPFNKGKGGYKGKPKSNNYKGNRNSGSSSSPKSQ from the coding sequence TTGACATTTAAAGAACTTAAATTAGACGAGAGGTTGCTTGAAGGCTTAGATGCCATTGGATTTGAGAAAGCAACTCCTATACAAGAATTTGCTATTCCTAAAATTATAGAGGGAGTAGATTTGATTGCTTGTGCACAAACAGGAACTGGTAAAACGGGAGCATTTATTCTTCCAGTACTACATAAAATAGCCCAGCTTCCTGATGAAGCTAGACATTTGAATACTTTGGTTATTACACCCACAAGGGAATTAGCCATACAAATTGACCAGCAGGTAGAAGGACTTTCTTACTTTACGGGAGTAAGTTCTATTCCAGTATATGGTGGAGGAGATGGAGACACATTCATTACACAGAAAAGAGCATTGGAAGCTGGAGCAGATTTAGTAATTGCAACTCCTGGACGACTAATTGCTCTGATGAACTCTGATAAAGTAGACTTTTCAAAGCTACAACATCTGATTTTGGATGAGGCAGATAGGATGCTTGATATGGGGTTTTTGAGTGATATTCTTCGCATTAGCTCACAATTGCCAGAGAACAGGCAGACCTTGCTTTTCTCAGCAACTATGCCTCCTCAGATTCGTCAGTTGGCAAATAAGATATTAAAAAATCCAGAGCAAATAAACATTGCAATTTCTAAACCAGCCAAGGGTATTAAGCAACAAGCTTATGTGGTTTACGATACGCAAAAACTTCCACTTCTTACAGCCATTTTAAAAGATGACACCTTTAAGAGTATAATTGTATTCTCTTCTTCAAAGGAGAATGTAAAGAATATTGAAAGGGAACTGAATAAGCATAAATTGGGAGCTAGAGGCTTTAGTTCAGACTTAGACCAAAGTGCTAGGGAGGAGTTGATGAATCAATTTAAAGGGGGTAAGGTGCGAGTGCTAATTGGCACCGATATTATCTCTAGAGGAATTGATGTGACAGGGATTGACTTAGTTGTTAATTATGATTGTCCACCAGATCCAGAAGATTATATCCATAGAATTGGAAGAACTGCTAGAGCTGGTTCCGCAGGAACAGCCATTACGCTGATTAATCAGAAAGACCAACGTAAATTTTTCAGGATTGAGAGTTTGATAGGAGATGATATTCCTAAAATGGAAATACCAAAAGACTTAGGCGAAGGCCCAGCTTATACACCGGAAAAGAAATCAGGAGGAAACTTTAAGAGTAAAGGAGATTCTAATGGAAAGAAACCTTTTAACAAAGGTAAGGGTGGTTACAAGGGGAAACCTAAATCAAATAATTACAAAGGGAACCGTAATTCAGGAAGTAGTTCTTCTCCTAAAAGTCAGTAA
- a CDS encoding helix-turn-helix domain-containing protein yields MKTLIVLSIVQSAFLILLLLSKKEKSRSGSILSFWLLVMILSQVYYLLVYHFPEALPQKLILVLACTPLLAGPAFLFYVAELTKSKLPAWLLHLIPYGALLVYILFNADNFKIDNGFLIPANGSPSLVSSYYGYLFVLIPFLYIFWSYSFFKAFEKRLKENYSNTEKINLDWLKKWILAAVIFMIISFPTIYLATRFNLFPREYSFQFIAVFNTVYIFVVGYFGFKQTTIFSDVVSPSESSPKYQKSGLNDELADVYRKRLMSFIEKEKPFLNPNIKAKELAESLGISVNNLSQLLNQYEGKSFYQFINDLRIEEVVKLMKDKEFSNLSNEGLAYQSGFNSRSTFTKAFNQKMGISPSEYRKKLDKPIG; encoded by the coding sequence ATGAAGACCTTGATTGTTCTAAGTATTGTTCAATCTGCCTTTTTGATTTTACTCTTACTTTCTAAAAAAGAGAAATCAAGGTCTGGCTCTATTTTATCTTTTTGGCTATTGGTTATGATTTTGAGCCAGGTGTATTATCTGCTGGTTTATCATTTTCCAGAAGCCTTACCTCAAAAGCTTATTTTGGTATTGGCCTGTACACCTTTGTTGGCAGGTCCGGCTTTTTTGTTTTACGTGGCTGAGCTTACGAAGTCAAAGTTGCCTGCTTGGCTTCTTCATCTAATCCCTTATGGGGCTTTACTCGTCTACATTCTATTCAACGCTGATAATTTCAAAATTGATAATGGTTTTTTGATCCCTGCTAATGGGAGTCCAAGTTTAGTGAGTAGCTATTATGGCTATTTGTTTGTTCTAATTCCATTCCTGTATATTTTTTGGAGTTATAGTTTTTTCAAAGCTTTTGAAAAACGCCTGAAAGAAAACTATTCGAACACGGAAAAGATTAACCTTGATTGGCTGAAAAAGTGGATTTTGGCGGCAGTCATTTTCATGATAATCTCTTTTCCTACTATCTATTTAGCTACCCGTTTTAACTTGTTTCCTAGAGAATACTCGTTTCAGTTCATCGCCGTATTTAATACGGTTTATATTTTTGTGGTAGGGTATTTTGGGTTCAAACAAACTACTATCTTTTCGGATGTAGTTTCACCTTCAGAGAGTAGCCCTAAATATCAAAAATCTGGATTGAATGATGAATTGGCTGATGTTTATAGAAAGAGGCTGATGAGTTTTATAGAAAAAGAAAAGCCATTCTTGAATCCCAATATTAAGGCCAAAGAGTTGGCAGAATCTTTAGGAATATCGGTCAATAACCTATCGCAGTTATTAAATCAATACGAAGGCAAATCCTTTTATCAGTTTATAAATGATTTGAGAATAGAAGAGGTAGTCAAATTGATGAAGGATAAAGAATTTTCAAACCTTTCAAACGAGGGTTTGGCGTATCAATCAGGTTTCAATTCGAGGTCTACTTTTACTAAAGCTTTCAATCAGAAAATGGGTATTAGTCCGTCTGAATACCGCAAAAAATTAGATAAGCCTATCGGCTGA
- a CDS encoding mechanosensitive ion channel family protein yields the protein MFELDLDSYSEPVKLILEKINNWAAASIKMLPNFLVAVLTLIAFIIIARIVRRILTKLLDKTTSNLALQNLLIRIGYFAIIAVGLFAALGILELDKTVTSLLAGVGVIGLALGFAFQDIASNFISGVILAVRSPINIGDIIEVSGHMGTVTDTNLRVTSIKTFQGQEVFIPNSTILQDAIVNYTTYGKRRIDLAVGVSYGEDLRRVKKVVLETIDKMQNVIDPQNTIFAYTGFGGSSIDFEIKFWIDYPDHPSFLDMRSEAIMSIKEAFDNADIMIPYPIRTLDFGIKGGEKLSEMKLNLLENQDNSQREID from the coding sequence ATGTTTGAACTAGACCTTGATTCTTATAGCGAACCAGTAAAATTAATTCTAGAAAAAATAAATAATTGGGCTGCTGCATCAATTAAAATGCTCCCAAACTTCTTGGTTGCTGTTTTAACATTGATAGCATTTATAATAATAGCTCGAATAGTACGTCGGATTTTAACGAAGCTTTTAGATAAAACCACGAGCAACCTTGCTTTACAGAACCTTTTAATTCGCATTGGCTATTTTGCCATAATCGCAGTCGGTTTGTTCGCTGCTTTAGGTATTCTAGAATTAGATAAAACCGTTACTTCCCTCCTAGCGGGAGTTGGGGTAATTGGCTTAGCCTTAGGTTTCGCTTTTCAAGACATTGCCTCCAATTTTATCTCGGGGGTGATTTTAGCCGTTCGAAGTCCAATAAACATTGGCGACATTATAGAGGTTTCAGGGCACATGGGAACAGTAACAGACACTAACTTACGTGTTACATCTATCAAAACATTTCAAGGTCAAGAAGTCTTTATTCCTAACTCCACCATACTTCAAGATGCCATAGTAAATTATACCACTTACGGTAAAAGACGAATAGATTTGGCAGTAGGTGTCTCCTATGGCGAAGACCTAAGAAGAGTAAAAAAAGTAGTCTTAGAAACCATTGACAAGATGCAAAATGTGATTGACCCTCAAAATACGATATTTGCGTACACAGGCTTTGGCGGTTCTTCTATAGATTTTGAAATTAAATTTTGGATTGACTATCCTGATCACCCTAGCTTCTTAGATATGCGAAGCGAAGCAATTATGTCCATCAAAGAAGCCTTTGACAATGCAGACATTATGATTCCGTATCCTATCAGAACTTTGGACTTCGGAATTAAAGGAGGAGAGAAACTTTCAGAAATGAAATTGAACTTGCTAGAGAATCAAGATAATTCGCAAAGGGAAATTGATTAA
- a CDS encoding SDR family NAD(P)-dependent oxidoreductase — protein sequence MNKFSLEGKLALVTGGGAGIGLAITECFIEAGAEVVITGRREDVLKATAQSLGSKAHYIVNDITNLDSLPELVENIEKNIGNIDVLVNNAGVNQKKPAVEVTNEEFDRVVQTNLYGVFALTREVGKRMTTRKSGSIIMISSMAAYYGIDRVVSYTASKTGVEGLVMAFSSEFGKDNVRVNAIAPGFIETNMMLTAMNSDPARKDKAFDKIHLNRWGKIKDIGYAAVFFASDASEYITSVSLPVDGGNSKGF from the coding sequence ATGAACAAATTCTCATTAGAAGGAAAACTAGCCTTAGTAACAGGCGGCGGTGCTGGCATTGGCCTAGCCATTACAGAATGTTTCATAGAGGCCGGTGCAGAGGTTGTCATCACAGGAAGGCGTGAAGACGTTCTTAAGGCTACCGCCCAAAGTTTAGGAAGCAAAGCCCATTACATTGTAAATGATATTACAAATCTTGACAGCCTTCCCGAACTAGTTGAAAACATTGAGAAGAATATTGGAAACATAGACGTTTTAGTAAATAATGCTGGGGTAAATCAAAAGAAACCAGCGGTTGAAGTCACGAATGAGGAATTTGACCGTGTGGTACAAACAAACCTTTATGGTGTTTTTGCATTGACCAGAGAGGTTGGAAAAAGAATGACCACTCGTAAGTCAGGCTCTATCATCATGATTTCCAGCATGGCGGCTTATTACGGAATTGACAGAGTAGTTTCTTATACAGCTTCAAAAACTGGCGTAGAGGGTTTAGTAATGGCATTCTCTTCAGAGTTTGGGAAAGACAATGTAAGGGTAAACGCAATAGCTCCAGGTTTCATAGAAACTAACATGATGCTAACCGCCATGAACTCTGACCCTGCAAGAAAAGACAAAGCTTTTGACAAAATTCACTTAAACAGATGGGGTAAAATAAAAGATATAGGTTACGCCGCTGTCTTCTTTGCTTCAGATGCATCGGAGTACATTACATCAGTCTCTCTTCCAGTAGATGGTGGAAATAGCAAAGGCTTTTAA
- the uxuA gene encoding mannonate dehydratase: MKHTMRWYGPKDGTSLMDIRQAGCSGVVNALHEVPVGDVWSQSEIQKRKDIIEEDNDKYTPLTWDVVESLPVHEDIKKGIASREKYIENYKTSLRNLAACGVTTVCYNFMPVLDWSRTQLNYQMPDGSYALRFVYLDFAAFDLFILKRTGGEADYDDETQKAAKERFESMTEAEIKKLKGAILQGLPGSDDAFTLESFQALLDEYKNIGDKELRENLYYFIQQVGPVAKEVGVNMCIHPDDPPRPLIGLPRVFSTQSDVEQLMKAYDDPANGITFCTGSLGVRPDNDLVSIIKQFGYRIHFIHLRTTLREETPGNFHEAPHLAGDVDFYDVVKALWQEQYRRESANEKVTRIPMRPDHGHHFWSDMDKTYYPGYSYMGRLKGLAELRGLEYAIQRELKA, translated from the coding sequence ATGAAACACACCATGAGATGGTATGGCCCAAAAGACGGGACCAGCTTAATGGACATTAGACAGGCTGGATGCTCAGGCGTAGTTAACGCCCTGCACGAGGTACCAGTTGGAGACGTTTGGTCCCAGTCTGAAATCCAAAAAAGAAAAGATATCATAGAGGAAGACAATGACAAATACACACCACTAACGTGGGATGTAGTGGAAAGTTTACCCGTACATGAGGACATCAAAAAAGGAATTGCCTCAAGGGAGAAGTATATAGAAAACTATAAAACGTCTCTAAGGAACCTAGCCGCTTGTGGTGTAACCACAGTGTGTTATAACTTCATGCCAGTATTAGACTGGTCAAGAACGCAGCTAAACTACCAAATGCCTGACGGCTCTTATGCTTTAAGGTTTGTTTATCTAGATTTTGCAGCATTTGACCTTTTCATATTAAAAAGAACTGGAGGAGAAGCAGACTATGACGACGAAACTCAAAAAGCAGCAAAAGAGCGATTTGAGTCGATGACAGAAGCCGAAATAAAGAAACTAAAAGGAGCTATCTTGCAAGGGCTTCCTGGCTCTGACGATGCTTTTACTTTGGAATCTTTCCAAGCTCTTTTAGATGAATATAAAAATATAGGAGACAAAGAGTTAAGAGAGAACTTATACTACTTTATTCAACAAGTTGGCCCCGTTGCAAAAGAAGTCGGTGTCAATATGTGCATCCACCCTGATGATCCACCAAGACCATTAATTGGCTTACCAAGGGTATTTTCTACACAAAGTGACGTGGAGCAGCTGATGAAAGCCTACGATGACCCAGCCAATGGAATAACGTTCTGTACAGGCTCCTTAGGCGTTAGGCCAGATAACGATTTAGTAAGTATCATAAAGCAGTTTGGCTACAGAATACACTTTATTCATTTAAGAACTACGCTGAGAGAAGAAACTCCAGGTAATTTCCATGAAGCACCTCATTTAGCAGGTGATGTGGATTTTTATGACGTGGTTAAGGCCCTATGGCAGGAGCAATACAGAAGAGAAAGTGCCAATGAAAAAGTAACTAGAATTCCGATGAGACCTGATCATGGCCATCATTTCTGGAGCGATATGGATAAAACGTACTATCCAGGATACTCATACATGGGTAGGTTAAAGGGCTTGGCAGAGTTAAGGGGTTTAGAATATGCTATACAACGAGAGCTAAAAGCCTAG
- a CDS encoding LacI family DNA-binding transcriptional regulator yields the protein MNKEVTIYDIAEQLNISASTVSRALNDHPAINEKTKKKINQTASELGYRSNLFAKNLRAKSTMTLGVMVPKLDSYFLATVLAGMEKEANQSGYNLLIAQSLDSPKKEIANAKTMFNSRVDGLLVSTLLSIEEIGHFEPFLRKGIPILFFDRVLDVKKIPKIVIDNFQAGYDATAHLIEQGCKKIFHFTGDLGWNVYRDRYHGYLKALADANVSYNEDMLFVTNLSLEASSEVSQQIAELDDKPDGFFVTNDTCAASLMVSLKKEGIRVPGDIAIIGFNDDPITRIVEPRLSTVHYPGEEMGELAARSLISHLKGDSNVQLTNTIVLSHELIPRGSTTRFKEV from the coding sequence ATGAATAAAGAAGTTACCATTTATGATATAGCGGAGCAATTGAACATTTCCGCCTCTACGGTAAGTAGGGCACTTAATGATCATCCGGCTATTAATGAGAAAACTAAAAAAAAGATAAACCAGACGGCAAGCGAATTGGGTTATCGGTCAAACTTGTTTGCAAAGAACCTTCGAGCTAAGTCAACTATGACACTTGGAGTTATGGTGCCTAAATTGGACTCTTATTTTCTTGCGACTGTTTTAGCAGGAATGGAGAAGGAGGCAAACCAAAGTGGTTATAACTTGTTAATCGCACAATCCCTAGATTCTCCTAAAAAGGAAATAGCAAATGCCAAAACGATGTTTAATTCGAGGGTTGATGGTTTGTTGGTTTCTACCTTACTAAGTATTGAAGAAATTGGTCATTTTGAGCCTTTTTTGAGAAAGGGGATACCAATTTTGTTCTTTGACAGGGTATTGGATGTGAAAAAAATACCGAAAATAGTTATTGATAATTTTCAGGCAGGGTATGACGCTACAGCTCATTTGATAGAACAAGGGTGTAAGAAAATCTTTCATTTCACAGGAGACTTGGGTTGGAACGTTTATCGTGATAGGTACCATGGTTATTTAAAAGCTCTGGCAGATGCCAATGTTAGCTATAATGAGGATATGCTTTTTGTGACAAATTTGAGTTTGGAAGCTTCAAGTGAGGTGAGTCAACAAATAGCGGAATTAGATGACAAACCAGATGGCTTTTTTGTGACCAATGATACTTGTGCCGCATCTTTGATGGTTTCCTTAAAAAAGGAAGGAATAAGAGTTCCGGGAGATATTGCCATCATAGGTTTTAATGACGACCCAATTACGAGGATTGTAGAGCCTAGATTAAGTACAGTACACTATCCAGGAGAAGAGATGGGTGAACTGGCCGCTAGGAGTTTAATTAGCCATTTGAAAGGTGACAGTAATGTTCAGCTCACTAACACTATTGTGTTAAGTCACGAATTGATTCCAAGAGGTAGCACCACTAGGTTTAAGGAAGTATAA
- a CDS encoding S-adenosylmethionine:tRNA ribosyltransferase-isomerase: MTIPSEIRIEDFNYSLPESQIAKYPLSPRDSSKLLVFKNKEIRSEAFSSLASEVPENAHLVFNNTKVIPARLFFRKQTGALIEIFLLEPILPSKVISQVMESTESTTWMCMIGNKKKWKDEVLSLDIPFENGTTINVKAELVNREENTISFKWTDKISFAELVKVFGEIPLPPYLNRKTEEKDKETYQTVYSESDGAVAAPTAGLHFTDSTFKSLKKRGIKTSFITLHVGAGTFQPVKTENALEHHMHSEQIVFSKDFLKSLLKHDGPVIPVGTTSMRSLESLYWFALKIRGNKEAHIPFKIEKLYPYGFEENDLPSKKEAIEVILEYMENQNFETLIGDTEIYIFPGYKPRLCEGIITNFHQPKSTLLLLISSLIGDKWKELYDFALENDYRFLSYGDSSLILP, translated from the coding sequence TTGACAATTCCTTCAGAAATACGAATAGAAGATTTTAATTATTCGCTTCCAGAATCTCAAATAGCAAAGTACCCACTTAGCCCTAGAGATTCGTCCAAGCTTCTTGTGTTTAAGAATAAAGAAATAAGAAGTGAAGCCTTTTCATCACTTGCTTCAGAGGTACCAGAAAACGCTCATTTAGTTTTTAATAATACTAAGGTTATACCTGCTCGTTTGTTCTTCAGAAAGCAAACCGGAGCCTTAATTGAAATATTTCTTCTAGAGCCAATTTTGCCTAGCAAAGTTATTTCTCAAGTTATGGAGTCCACGGAGTCTACCACATGGATGTGCATGATTGGAAACAAGAAAAAATGGAAAGATGAGGTATTGAGTTTGGATATTCCATTTGAAAATGGGACTACAATAAACGTTAAAGCAGAACTTGTAAATAGAGAAGAAAACACCATTTCATTTAAATGGACTGATAAAATAAGCTTTGCAGAGTTAGTCAAAGTTTTTGGTGAAATACCCCTTCCGCCCTACCTCAACAGAAAAACGGAAGAAAAAGATAAAGAGACCTATCAAACTGTTTATTCAGAATCAGATGGTGCCGTGGCAGCACCTACGGCTGGGCTTCATTTTACCGACAGCACTTTTAAGAGCCTTAAAAAACGAGGAATTAAAACTTCCTTTATCACACTCCATGTTGGAGCTGGCACTTTCCAACCCGTTAAAACTGAAAATGCTTTAGAGCATCACATGCATTCGGAGCAAATAGTTTTTTCAAAAGACTTTCTCAAATCTCTTTTAAAACACGACGGCCCCGTAATTCCTGTAGGTACCACGTCAATGCGTTCTTTGGAAAGTCTTTATTGGTTCGCACTTAAAATTAGAGGAAATAAAGAAGCTCACATTCCATTTAAAATTGAAAAACTCTATCCTTATGGATTTGAGGAAAACGACCTGCCTAGTAAAAAGGAAGCTATTGAAGTAATCCTTGAATACATGGAGAATCAAAACTTTGAAACCTTAATTGGTGATACAGAAATTTATATTTTCCCAGGGTACAAACCACGATTATGTGAAGGAATCATCACGAACTTCCATCAACCAAAGTCAACGTTGTTGTTATTGATTTCCTCTTTAATTGGAGACAAATGGAAAGAATTGTACGATTTTGCTTTAGAAAACGATTACCGATTCTTAAGCTACGGCGACTCTAGCCTTATACTTCCTTAA
- a CDS encoding cob(I)yrinic acid a,c-diamide adenosyltransferase — MSKIYTKTGDKGSTGLIGGERISKGELRIEAYGSVDELNSWIGLLRDVSTSVGRRAVLKEIQDRLFTIGAELASIPEGSSKKLPDLKEGDIILLENEMDTMNELLPDLKHFVLPGGSMNVSYAHLARTVCRRAERCAIRLHDEVGLNFILIKYLNRLSDYLFVLSRLIGQEEGAEEVKWIPRV; from the coding sequence ATGTCAAAGATTTATACTAAAACTGGTGATAAAGGTAGCACCGGCCTAATTGGTGGAGAACGAATAAGTAAGGGGGAGTTAAGGATTGAGGCTTACGGAAGCGTTGATGAGTTAAATTCCTGGATTGGCTTACTAAGAGATGTTTCAACTAGTGTTGGAAGGCGGGCTGTTTTAAAAGAGATTCAAGATAGGCTGTTTACCATTGGGGCGGAATTGGCTTCAATTCCAGAAGGGAGCTCAAAGAAACTTCCAGATCTTAAAGAAGGTGACATTATACTTTTGGAAAATGAAATGGATACGATGAATGAGCTGCTGCCAGATTTAAAGCATTTTGTTTTGCCTGGCGGGTCTATGAATGTTTCCTATGCTCACTTAGCGAGAACAGTCTGTAGAAGGGCGGAAAGATGTGCCATTAGACTTCATGATGAGGTAGGTTTGAATTTTATATTGATTAAGTATTTAAACAGGCTCTCAGATTACCTCTTTGTTTTGTCTAGGCTGATTGGGCAAGAAGAAGGTGCGGAAGAAGTTAAGTGGATTCCTAGGGTTTAA